The DNA region CCCGCGTCGCGGCCCCGATGGTCGTGACGGCGCTGTCGGAGGTGGTCATCCTCCTCGGGGCGGCGGCGCTGTTGCGCTACCCGCTCGACCTCTCGGTCATCGGCGGCTTCATCGCCGTCATCGGAACGGGGGTGGACGACCTCATCATCATCGCCGACGAGGTGATGGCAGAGGGCGACGTGAATTCGCGGAAGGTGTTCCAGTCGCGGTTCAAGAAGGCGTTCTGGGTCATCGGCGCGGCCGCCGCGACGACCATCATCGCGATGAGTCCGCTAGCGGTGCTGTCGCTCGGCGACCTGCAGGGCTTCGCCATCTTCACCATCCTCGGCGTGCTCGTCGGCGTGCTCATCACGCGCCCCGCCTACGGCGACATCCTGCGAGCGCTCCTGACCGACCGCTGAGCGGCCGACGTCGACTCGTTTCTGACCGATTTCCGGCTCTCGTCCGGTTCTGAACCCGCTCTCGGTCGACTGTCCGGTTCGCTGCACTCTTTCGGTGTCGCTGTCCGACTCGAATCCTATACGCACAAGACGGTGGGGTTCGAACCGGATACTATGCACGTACCATCGCTCGGCACACCGGAAGGCGCGTTCGACTACCTGATGATCGTACTGCTCGCGACCACCATCGTGTTCGGCCTGTTCTTCGGCGCGCTCGAAATCGGACTCTTCTGACCGGCGCGTCAGAACTCCGACAGCGCCGACTGTTCGGCGGCCGCCAGCACGTCGGCGCAGGTCTGCCACGACGCGCGGGCGCAGTCCGGGAGGGTGTCGTGTTCGCGGACGTAGTTGCGGAGAAACGTGCGCGTCGTCGGGTCGCTCGGATAGCCGCTGCCGACCTCGCCGTACTCGTCGGCGATGGCGGCGACGCGGGCGTCGCGCTCGACTTTCGCGACGACGCTCGCCGCGCTGACGACCGGATGCGACTCGTCGGCACGGTGTTTCGAGCGCACGTCGATTTTCGGTCCCTCGGCTTCGACGGCCGTCCGAACCCGGCGACCGAACCGGGCTTCGTCCACGTCGCCCGCGTCGACGACGGCGAGATCTCCGCTCTGGGCGACGGCTGCGAGCGCCTCCGCCTGCGCGGCGACGGTCAGTCGGTTCATGTCCGTCTCCGGGTCGTCGATGCGTGCCGGTTCGACGAGGGCGACGCCGACCGACACCGCCGACGTTCCGCGAAGTTTCGCCGCCAACGACTCCCGCCTCGACGGCGACAGTCGTTTCGAGTCGTCCAACCCGTCCGGCAGCGCCGACGGCGGCGCGCGAACCGCCGCCGCGACCATCGG from Haloprofundus halobius includes:
- the rnhB gene encoding ribonuclease HII; the protein is MQLGADEAGKGPVLGPMVAAAVRAPPSALPDGLDDSKRLSPSRRESLAAKLRGTSAVSVGVALVEPARIDDPETDMNRLTVAAQAEALAAVAQSGDLAVVDAGDVDEARFGRRVRTAVEAEGPKIDVRSKHRADESHPVVSAASVVAKVERDARVAAIADEYGEVGSGYPSDPTTRTFLRNYVREHDTLPDCARASWQTCADVLAAAEQSALSEF